The nucleotide sequence ATGGAATGAATCCAACTCTCTATTCATTCTAAGTCTGTCGTAACAACTTTAAGTTTTCCCGGTAACCGTTCACATTTAAAAATCATGAAATACTTCACGTCATTTTTAATGCTCTGCTTCGCGTTCTTTATTGTCCACTCGGCGCAGGCACAGACGCAGACAAAATCTCCTTCTATAAGCGGGAAAGTGGTAGATGATAATTCAGTAGCCATCCCAAACGCCTCCGTTGCCTTATACGACAGAGCACAAACAGAGATAATCTCCGGCACGGTTACCAATCCGGATGGCGAATTCACACTTACCGCCAGAAGCGGCGAATATGTTCTGGAAGTATCCTATGTAGCTTTTCAGAAATATCAATCTGACATTGAACTGAACGGTGCCGGCACACTGGAACTTGGAACCATTAAACTCCGGGAGGAAGAGAATATACTGGATGAGGTAGTTGTTACAGGTGAGCGTTCTTACATGGAAATGAATTTTGACAGCCGCACATTTAATGTGGGCTCAGATATTACAAGCCTTGGCGGCAACGCTCTTGATGTTCTGGACAACGTACCGTCCATCTCAACCGATTTTGAAGGAAATGTAAGCCTCAGGGGCAATCAGGGGGTACAGATTCTTATTAACGGACGGCCATCCAACCTCGTCCGAAATGGTACGGACGCGCTTAGCAGCATACCCGCCAGCATGATTAAGGAGATCAACATCATTACTAATCCGTCCGCCCGGTATGCTGCAGACGGCACGGCAGGGATCATTGATATTGTTTTGATTGACGATGTGAGACTTGGATTCAACGGCAGCGTTCAGGCCAACACCGGAATGCCGCAGGATCACGGCATCGGAGCCAACCTTAATTACCATGTCAATAACATAAACTGGTTTTTGAACGTGGATTTTGAGTATGAAAACGACCCGCGCTCCGGCTCCACCTTCAGAAGCTTTAGTGCCGACACCACCTTTGCCTTTGAAGAGTCTACCGACTCCAGAGAACGTGAAATGGAAGGAAGCACCTATTTCGGCGCAGATATTTTTCTACCCGGCGAACAGGTTCTTACAGCATCTGCCAGAATAAATCTTGAAGGCGGCCGCGAGAACACGGATGTATTTTACCGGGATTATGACCCCGGATCACCCGGTATATATCGCACAGTTTTTGATAACTGGAATATTGTGAGGCAAACACAGAGAGAAAATATTGAAGAAGCGCGGGAGAGCGACTATTCGCTTCGCTTGCAGTACGAAAATCGGTTTGGCGGGCGCGATCACAGGCTTACGGCAGATTTTGATTTTGAATTCGGAAATGAGGACGACGATTCCAATCTGAATCAAATCATCGAACAAGGCCAGGGAAGCCCATTGAACCAGCGTACTTTCGGTGATGAAGCTTATCGTGAAGTGCGGTTCGACACCGACTATGAGCGCCCTCTCGGCGAATGGGCCAAATTTGAATCCGGCATGAGAATCAGCATGGACTGGCTTGATAATGATTACCGAATCGAGGAATTGCAAGATGGGAACTGGGTCGTTCCGGGTGATGAGATCGGCATCAGCGACAACTTCACCTATTTTGAAAACGTGAATGCTCTCTATGCCATTTTAAACGGCAATGCAGGAGATTTCACCTTCCAGCTGGGCCTTCGCGCAGAGAATACACGCATCGAAACCCAGCTTGACCAGACCGGTACGGGAAGCAGTCAGAATTATCTGAATCTGTTTCCAAGTGCATTCTTGTCCTATACACTCAGCGAGCAGAACTCATTTCAGATAAATTACAGCCGCAGAATCTCACGTCCCTGGTCACGGCTTTTGCTGCCATTTACCGAAATATCCGATACCCGAAGCCGCCGTATCGGGAATCCGGATCTACGGCCTGAATTCGGAAATTCATTTGAATTGGGTTATATGCGCAGCTGGGAAAGCGGATCACTTCTCTCCAGCGTCTATTACAGATACCGCACAGACGTTACCGAGCGCGTTACAACCATCAACGGCCTTGGAATATCGACCAGCAGGCCTATCAACCTTGCTACAGAAAACGCATGGGGTGTTGAATTTACCTTCGATCAGCGATTGTTCAGCAAAATTGATTTTACGGGCAGCCTGAATCTGTTTCAGTCAGAGCGCGACGGAACATTCGAAGGCACGGTTTACGGCAGCGAATCTGACTCCTTTACCAGCAGGGTCCGGATCCGGTGGCGCTTCCTGAATACATGGAATTTTCAGGCCAATGCATTCTACCGGGGGCCCGAGCAAACCACGCAGGGTCGCAGGGAATCCTCAATGTTTTTTGGCAGCGGACTCTCAAAACGGCTGCTGGATGGTAAAGCGACCCTCTCACTGAATGTTCGCGACCTATTCAATACAAGGTTCAGTGACCGGGAAATCTTGAATCCAAACTCTTTCACCAGCAGCCAGTACAGCTGGTCGACCCGATCATTCCGCCTGAATTTCAGGTACAATTTCAACAGCGATGCGGGTGCGGGGAGCGGTGGCCGCGGCAGCGGATGGAGGCGCTGAGAGTGACCCATCATATTATTTTTTTCAGGCAGCTGTTACACCGGTACAGCTGCCTTTTTTTTAATTGCAACAGGCAAAACAGTTTGCCGGATACAGGCAGAAGTTACTCAGCACTGCTAATTTTTTGCATGATTAACCGGTATAAAGGCAGATTGGCCGGACCGTCATTTCAATTCTTAATTTCAGTAGAAACAAGTTCAGGATTTTATATATTTACCACTGATTTTTTGCGAAGCCCTGTGGTACCTGAAAAATAGGCTGAGCGGCTTCTCATAAATCAATTTGCCACTATTAACGAATTCCCATTACGGCCATCATCAGTCTTTGGCAAAAATACAAAAACAGGGTGATGCGGAACTTTATGCAGGGTTCCGATGTAGCAGAAGGCCTTGACTACTGGCGAAAGAAGCTTTTTGCGGGTATAATGATCTACCTGCCGCCCCTGGGTTTACTGCTCGTGCTGCCTTCTCTGATTGTGGTTATTAACTCTCAGGTGCCGGGCCTTGCGATAAGCTATATTCTGACCCTCTTTATTGTCACTTTTATCGCGCTGTACCAGAACTTTACCCTTTTTGCGCGAAAGATTCTCTTTCTGTTTGTACTCTATTTCGTTGCATCGGTTCTGCTCTACTACCTGAACGTTATGGGGTCTGCTCTAACCTATTTTTATGGCATCACCATCTTTGCGCTGCTCATCGCCTCGAACCGTGCAGGGCTGATTACCGTGTTTATCAATGCTTTTATTTTCGGCGTCTATGGCCTTCTGATACATTTCGGTTTGGTGGAGTATATTCTTCGAGACAGTTACAAAGTGGCCTCATGGCTTACCATTTCCTCAAACTCCCTCATTCTCAGTATTGTCTCCGTTATATTGTTTCCCATTCTATTTGATGGTCTGCAGGAAACTATCGCCAAATACAGGATAGCACAGAATGAATTGAACCGTTCCCTCTCAGAGTTAAAACAGAAGAATCGTGAAGTGGAACTGACCCAGACCCGGTACAATACAATCTGTAAAATTACCAACGAAGTAATATGGGAGTGGGATTTTGAAAACGATGTCCATTTCTGGATGGGCGAGCATGATAACCTGGTAAAAAATACCGCTCATCCGTCGGAGATTTCGCTTGAAAGCTGGTTTGGAAAAATTCATCCCGATGATCTGGAGCGGGTAAAAGGTTCCTTTTTAGGGGTTGTACAATCCGATACCGCCAAGGACTGGAAAGAGGAGTACAGATTCAAAAAAGAAAATGGGTCCTATGCCTGGGTACTTGACCGGGGATTTATAATCAGAGAACCTGAAGGGAAACCTGTTCGTTTTGTAGGGGGTATGCTCGACATCTCTCCCATGAAAGACAACGAGATGTTTATCCGTGAATCGCTTGAAGAGAAAGAGACCCTTCTTGCTGAAATACACCATCGCGTCAAAAACAACCTGGCGGCAGTTACAGGAATGCTGCAGCTGCAGCTTTTCCAGGAAGAGAACGAACAGCTTAGCGAGAAGCTCATCGACAGCATGATGCGTATCAAATCGATCGCCAACATTCATGAACAGCTCTACCAGTCAAAAAGCTTCTCGAGGATAGACCTCGGGCGCAGCCTGGAGCAGCTTATCACCACCGTTATAGAAACGATGCAAACCGGAACGGAGATTACATTGCAGTGTGAAAGTGATGATGTGGAGATCAGTGTAAATGAAGCCATACCCTGTTCGCTGGTTGTCAATGAAATCGTTACAAACATCATCAAACATGCATTTACAAAAAAACCGGACGGCATCATCAATCTTCGTGTGGCCTCGAAAAGCCCTGGCACATGCCGCATTGAGATAACGGATAACGGCGTGGGCCTTCCTGATGGTTTCCCGGAGAAAGCGGATAAGAAACTGGGTATGGAGCTCATTTCAACCCTTACCCGGCAGCTGGAGGCCGATTACGGATACGATGACAGCGGTGATACCACTACGTTTTATATGGAGTTCAAAGCGGGCATACAGGAAGCACCGCTTGATGTTGAATTTGCTTAAAGTGTTTGAGTGGTCAGTTGTTGGTTGGTTGCTGTTAATTGTTTATTGAAAATAGGACTTGTTCTGCGGTCCCCCTCTACCCCTTTCGCTTCGCGGTTCTACACTTAGCTTCTGTTTTCATTTCTGCCTTGCAACTCTACCGCAGACATAACTTGTATCTCTTTTATTGATTTTATCATCATATATGAATAAAAACAGATTGATATAATTTAAATTGATCAATTATTAAATATTTTTGTATAAATTGAAATCAATTTTTCTCATTACTCAAAAACAAAAAAGAATTGATTCTTAAAAAATATTCAACTTAATTGGTAGTGAATCGTCAGGGATACTTTTTATGAAGCCGCACTATTATCCCTTTTAATAATTGCATGCCTGCTTTTCTATGCATGCTTCAAACAAAAAAATGGGGAATTTATGATTCTAAAAAACAACCTTTACCTGGTATATATTCTTATAGGCTCGTTCATTTTTTTGACCGTTTATGCCTTAGAGGCAAATGGTCAGGAAAACAGAGGCGCTTCTTATCTGGTTCTGGAATTCATGCATGTTGATAATGAACAAGAAACAGCATACGGTGAAACGGAAAGCTTTTGGAGAAATATCCATCAGGAGCGTGTTAATGCCGGCGATATTATCGGATGGGATTTATGGTGGCTAAGACCGGGAGGTGAAAACCAGGGAGCACAATACCTTACGGTAACCATTTATGATGATCCGGTGGAGATGATGCAGGGCGGAAACTTTATGGAACATGCCCGCAATGCATATCCCGACATGAGTGATGAGGAGTTGATGGCTGAACTTGATAAGGGAGCCTCTACCCGTGATTTGGCCTCCCGGTACTATATGGCACGCGTTGGAGGGGTCGGTTCCGACTATGAGCTTGAAATAGGCACTGTGAGTTCAATGGACATGATGAAAGTTGAATTTGATAATATGACGAGCTATGACATTTATGAGCAGACAGAGATGGACGTTTTTATGCCATGGCACGAAGAAGCGATTCAGAATGGAACAAAAGAATCATGGGGATTATACCGGGTAATGTCTCCCATCGGAAATGCCACCGGATTCAGTCACATCACATTTAACATGTATAACGGATGGGAACAATACTTTTCCGGCGGCATGGGCGGTGATTCATTTTCCGACGATCTTTTAATTGAAAGAGGATTACAAACCAGAACCATGGAATGGTCGTACCTGGCTACACTTATAGACATGGTACGCTGAGTATATCTGACCAACCGTATGTAGTACCAGGATAACTAAAAGGGGGTGCATCAATTCAGCCCCCTTTACTCCCCGCTTCGAACCCTTTTCACTTTTCCCTTTTCACTTTTCTGTCTCCTGCCTCCCGCCTCCTGCCAAAAAATGCATTTCTCATGAATAATTTTATATTGGCAATGAGGGTTCAGCTTACTGGCCGATATATGATTAATCAAGAAATCTAAGTCATGGAAATAAAAAAGAGCTATACATCCGATACGAAAATCACCATCTTTTCATTACCGGGTATCGCAACTATACTTGTTTTATTTTTAGCTGCCGGTTGTGCTTCCGAAACGCCCCCTGAAATGGAGCCAAATAAAGTTACCATCACTGCTGTGGGACTAACCTTTGAAGCGCCCGATACCATACAGTCGGGCTGGACTACATTTCAGCTGGACAATCAATCCGACATGATCCATTTCGCCCTTTTTCAGAAATTTCCCCAGGGAAAAGGGTTGGTTGATCATCAGGAGGAAATAGCACCCTTTTTCCAGAATGTTATGAATGGAATCAATGGCATGGAACCCGCCGATCCGGAAATTGGCGCTGCACCGCCTGAATGGTACTCCAATGTGCAGATGATGGGCGGTCCCGGTCTTGTTTCCGGCAACTTGAATGCGGAAACCACCTTCTATATTGAACCGGGAACCTACCTCGTTGAGTGCTATGTAAAAACCAACGGAATTTTTCACTCCTACAATCCGTCCCCCGATGTATATGGAATGGCCATAGAGATTACCGTAACAGAAAATCCGGATGCAACCGCACCGCCCGCGTCAACATCCACACTGAACATTTCGAGCGAAGGCGGGATAGAGATGACCGGATCACAGGTGCGGGGCGAGAATGTCGTTGAGGTTATTTTTGAGGATCAGAATACCTATGCAAATTTTGTAGGGCATGACGTTCATCTGGTCCGGCTTGATGAAGCGGCAGATGAGGAGGCCATTTCGTCCTGGATGAACTGGACATCGCCCTCAGGACTTGAAACTCCTGCTCCGGCCACATTTATAGCCGGAACGAACGAAATGCCGGCCGGATCAAGTGCCTATCTTCACCTGAATCTGGAACCCGGCGACTACATGTGGATCGCAGAAGTTCCGGAGCCCGGGTCCAAAGGAATGGTGCAACGGTTTACGATTGAGTAGATCCGAAACTGGTATTTTCTACAGTTTTATTTTCTGGCTTGCTCAAACTTTTTCTGCAGGTAATATGATTGATGTGGATATAGCAACTCCTGCGCCTGACCGGTAGTCAGTTAAAGATTTCATTTTATGTGATTCCGCTGGATATCAGTTCTGCATCCCTCCTATATTATTATTTATATTCAATGCGGAATTGAATTCAAATCTATGCGACTTCGCAAGTTTTATGATGAACTGAAGCGCCGGAATGTATTTCGGGTAGCAACGGTATACGCTGTTACAGCGTGGGTATCCATACAGGTGATAAATACGGTTTTTCCCATTCTTAAACTGCCCGCCTGGTCAGTTACGTTGCTTACTGTGCTCATCATTATCGGTTTTCCCTTCGCACTCATCTTTGCCTGGGCGTTTGAATTGACGCCTGATGGTATCAAAACAAGCTCAACCAATGATAGTAAGGTTGACAATGTTGATGCATTAAACGAAGGGGATGACCGGAAGAAGGCTGCTGAATCCGGTGACGAACCTGCAAACCAGGCCTTCTTCAACAGAGCTTTTAAAGTGATTCTAGTAGTGATTATACTTGTTTCCGGTATGTATATCTGGAATCTGAGCAGTGAGGAACCGGGAGGCTCCCGGCAACAACAATCCATCGCTGTGCTTCCCTTCGAAACCATTGACGGTACCTCCTCCACATCGATTACCAGTGGAATACAGGTAGGCCTGATGACACGCCTTTCCAGTATTTCCGGCTTACGAGTTATTTCAAGAACCTCCACCCTTCAATATGCCAGTATAATCAAACCGGTTTCAGAAATCGGTGAAGAACTCAGTGTTGAATGGATTGTGAGAGGTGAGGTGCAGGAAGCAAGTGATCAGATCCTTGTGAATGCTCGACTGATCCATGCTTCGGAAGATCGTCAGGTTTGGGCAAAAGACTATCAGCGCAGACTCACATCAGAGAATATTTTTGATATTCAGAATGAGCTGACCCGCGAAATCGCAGGAGAGCTTCAGACACGGATCAGTGCGGAGGAGAGTACCCTGATTGACAGGAAACCGGCAGATAATCTTAAGGCTTACAGAGACTTTGCACAGGGAGTGAGTTTACTGGAACAGAGAACCCAGCAAGCCATTCTGTTATCCGTGGATTACTTCATGAATGCTATTGAGGAGGATCCGGATTTTGCTCCGGCATGGGCTATTCTGGCAGAATCTCTGATCTATATCAAATATTATAACTATGCGGACATCAACGACTACAGCATCACCGCAATTGAGGCCATTGAAACGGCGCTTGAATTGAACCCCAACCTGGCAGAGGCCCATGCCTCCCTCGGGATCCTGAGGTATACAGAAAAAAACGGGCCCGAGGCAATTCGTTCACTACATAGAGCTGTCGAGCTTCAGCCAAGTTTTGAGACTGCCTTTAACTGGCTTAACTTTGTCTACCTGCTCACAGGCAACCGTGAACAGTCGTTGAAATACGCTGCTGAAACCATTGAATTAAGCCCTTTTGCACCCGCTGCACGACTCTATCCTTCACTCAGTTATCTCGCTAACGGGCAGCCAGAAATGGCACTGCAACAAGTACAGCGCGCCCGTGAAATTCAGCCTGAATGGGGTGAGGTGTATGCGATTCTTGGACTGATTCAATATCATAATCAGCAGTATGAGAATGCCCTTGAATCATTTCAAACAGCCGACAGCCTGATTGCAAACGAGATCAGCTCCATCTGGGTGCCGGATGTCAGAACAATGGTTGAAATCACACGACTAAAATTGAACTATGAAGAATTACCCGGTCAGACGGACATGCGGCTGCTTCCAAAAGAGAATCGTTTTTGGGAAGGATTAAAATTATCTGCTCAAGGAGAGCACGAACGGGCAGCCAAAGAATTTGAAAATATACAGGAGTACAGCATGTGGCCCAATCTTTCCATGCGCTACTACTTCCCTGAATTATTAAGTGAATTTCGATCCCGTCCCGAATATGAAAAGATCATTCTTGAGATAGAAGAAGCCTGGTCCGGGGAGTAAAAAAGCTCCGATTCATGATTAGAATACGGAGCTTTTTCGTGGTACACCTTTTTGGGATTTCATGTACCACCAGGTTTGAAAACTCTGAATTTTTGATAGTCGCAGATTTTTGAAAATGAAATTTCAAATAGTTCCCTCCGGGTAGAGCGAAGGAAAATAGTACCCCACTACCTTCGATGGAATATGAAATTGTAATGGTGCCCTGTGACTTGCCGACTTGATTAGCTCTTCACTTTCAAGCTGACTTGTCAAATCCCTGGCTGTTCGCTCTGCCAAACCAGAAATTCTTTTTGCTTCGCCACGTGCTATTTCACCTCTCATCATAATTTCTGCCAATACATATTTCGCTTCTGTCCGTAGTGGCTTTTCATTTGGGATCATTTTTTCTGATCGCAGATTCACATACCCTGTTATGCGCTCACGAAGTTTATCAAGCTGCAATACCTCTCTCATAAACGAGACCTGGTCATCAGCCACATCAAAATAAAATTCACAGAAGCGATGCAACCCTCTTTCAGATAAGTTGCCGCGCCCATCAAAATCGCCTTTACGGCCAGCGTCCGCTACTGCAAGAAATTCTTTATAATCTTCTATTCGGCGGGCAAGCCCTCTGGATATTGTCCACAACCCTAACGAATCCAACTTCACTTTTTTCATATATGCATAGCTAAACAGACGAGAAACTCGTCCATTTCCATCTATAAACGGATGTATCCATGCTAGTCTGTGATGGCTTGCGGCAGCTGCAATCAATTTCTTATGGCCAACAAGTTTCTCTGGTGAATAGGCATTTTCAAATCGGTCAAGAAACAACTCAAGCGATTCTGCCTTGGGGGGAATATGATTCGCTATTTTTACTTCCCTCGTTCTAATTTCCCCCGGAACCATTTTTAGAACATCACCGGTATCGGGATCATTAATATTTAAAAAGTTTTCAGGTACCCGCTCATAAAACTCTTTGTGTATACTGCACAAGAAATCCTTTGAACAAACATTTAATCCCGGATTTTTACTGAGCCAGCTGTCAATCAAATCTTGAACGTCGATATGCGCTACATTCAGTTTTTGCAGGCGTTTCTTTTTTTCATCTCTGCTAAAATCATTTTTTACCGCTCTTTCAATATCTGCCGGTGCCGTATGCTCGCCTTCTATTCTGTTAGAATAATAACTATTAATATGGCGAAGCAATCTGGTGACCTCTCTTCGGGTGACAGGATGCAACAGATCATCCAGTGAGGCTGATTTACGAAATACCTCCATGGCTAAATGTATTAAATCCGAGGAATCCTTCGGAAACATAGGTTCCATATGGCGCGGATGATCAAACATATCATTAAATGATAAGTATTTGTTTTCCTATTATTTTGCCGGTTTATTTTCCGGTTATTATCCAGGCATAAATAGTTGTTTCAAATAGGAAAATATGTTATTTGAAGAACATTTATATATCTTTTTTTGCCGGTTTATTTTCCGGTTAATCGGGAAGGTCAGGTGCAGACGGGGGTCGTATTCATTTTAGTTTTTATAATTCTGCTAAAAATCAGCCTGTCACAACCAATCTGTTCACAAATTACAAAGGCTCAGATTCCGGATTGGAAATCCGAACTTTCTATTGTGCTCCCGACAGGTGAGAACCCCGAAGCATGCCTTCGGAACAACAACGCCCGGATCCGTTTATGACATGCGGCCATAAAAAAAAGCTCCGATTCATGATTAGAATACGGAGCTTTTTCATAGTACACCCGACAGGTGAGAACCCCGAAGCATGCCTTCGGAATATCAACGCCCGGATCCGTTTATGACATGCGGCCATAAAAAAAGCTCCGATTCATGATTAGAATACGGAGCTTTTTCATAGTACACCCGACAGGTGAGAACCCCGAAGCATGCCTTCGGAATATCAACGCCCGGATCCGTTTATGACAAGCAGACATAAAAAAAGCTCCGATTCATGATTAGAATACGGAGCTTTTTCATAGTACACCCGACAGGTGAGAACCCCGAAGCATGCCTTCGGAACAACAACGCCCGGATCCGTTTATTGACAAACGGACATAAAAAAAGCTCCGATTCATGATTAGAATACGGAGCTTTTTCGTGGTACACCCGACAGGATTCGAACCTGTAACCGCCTGATTCGTAGTCAGGTACTCTATCCAGTTGAGCTACGGGTGCATTTCAGTTTACAGTATATCAGTGAACTGTGTGTCAGGGGTCAATTCTCTGAGGCATAGCTAAGTGTTAATGTCCGGAAATTCTATGTTACTTCCATATTCACTGTCAACTGATTCCTGACACACTGTTCACCGTCAAAGTACGCCCGTAGGGATTCGAACCCCAAACCTTCTGATCCGAAGTCAGATGCTCTATCCAGTTGAGCTACGGGCGCAATTATCGTCAGTATTTCAAAAATCGTTATTTTCGGATCAGTATAGATCCAATGTCAGATGCTTCCCGACGTCTCGGGATTGAACTACGGGCGCATTTATTGTCAGTATTTCAAAATTCGTTATTTCCGGATCAGTATAGATCCAATGCCAGATGCTTCCCGACGTCTCGGGATTGAGCTACGGGCGCAATTATCGTCAGTATTTCAAAAATTGTCACTTCCGGATCAGTGTAGATCCGAAGTCAGATGCTTCCCAAGGTCCCGGGCGCATTATTCATTTCACAATGTCAAAAATGCTTTCGTAAAAAGCCTTCCTCAAAGGGCATTAGCAGCGTTACAATTATCAGCAGATGCAGACTTGTCAATCTTTTCAGATCCCGCTTTCGCACCTACGCCATCAATATACCGTAATGCCTTCCCTGCAAAGAAATCCATAGTTTTTTACAGAGCATTAAAGGTAAGAAATTCTTTGTATTGAAAAAACGCATTTCGCCAATACTCTTTCCATACGGATTCAGGAAGTATTGCCTTGTGCTTTTTTTCAGACAACGCTGAAGGGTTGCAGTCTTCACAACATGTTCGGAACGAAATTAATCACTGTCTTCCTGCTGCCCGTTTGACTCTTTAAATGCCATTTTCTCCTCTTTTGTCGGTATTCTCACATCAAACTTTCGCCGGGTTATAATCAAACTGCCATCCTTTAACATCTTCCGGCGATATCCGAATGCGTGCAGAAAATCGTGAAAAAACTTCTTATTCAATATGGGGTGCACCATGATCGTATTTTCATCATCCGGATGTTTTTTAATACCCGGTAAATACCGAAGATACCTGCCCAGGTTATGGGTGCGCAGGTATCTCGACAGGTCAAGCTTAAACTCACTGATCTCTCTGATAATAAAAAATCCGTCATCGCCCTGGGACTGATACAGAGGCATGAAGATTCTGCCGGAATATGGAGCCTTGATTTCACCATATTGATTATCCGCAAGTATTTCACCTTTTTTCACTTTATCGAACGTGGCGTAACCCGATCGCATCTGAAACTTCTCGTCTTCTCCAATCTTATAGGTAAACTTCAGGTCAAAAATTTTCCTGTTTTCGGCAAGTGACCTGCAAAGCCGCTGGTAATGAATATTGTACTTGGGTATATCATTTTTTTCCATTGACCCCAGAATTTTCAATGTATGCCAGATAAACGAGATGTTGTTTTCAACGGCTGCCATTGAGTAGTGTTCACCGGCCTCCAGAGCCACGCCGGAGTGGCCTCTTTCATTGATATAATTCATAAACGTACCGCGCATCGCTTCATCAAATCCGACTACGCAAGGCAGTGGGTATTGGAGGGCGAGCTGACGATTTCGTATCGTATCGCTCGCTCCGATGAATGGCGGACTTACCGATGACGTTGTATGGAGATCAAATACAAAAACGGGGCCGTCTGCCTGATCAAAGACGGGATTCAATATGTCCAGTAACTCTTTTTGTTGCTTTTGCTCATTCCCGACAGGCAAATTTCTTTCATCGATAAATCCGAGCTTCTGCAGCCTGTCGGTGACCCAGATTCTGTTCATATCGTTATCAATCCAGCGCACTCCTTTATCCAGCGCTTCCAGATTCCCGGCAAACGCAGCAATTACCTCTCCTGAAAAGGACGGCTGAAGCCTGTTCAGGTATTCAAAAACCTGACTGAGGGCAAAAATACTGGATGTTTCATTGCCATGAGTTCCACCGATAAAAACAATTACAGGCCCCTCCTTTTCACCCTTATACTTTCCAAGAATCCGGCCGATTTCTATGGTCTCATCTAAAGCTCTGTTTGTGACTTCAATCATAATATTTCATGATTCTATTTCACTATGCTTTGCATATTTTGTGACATTGAAAAGGTCGTGTCCGGACACAATCCCTATCAGACGGTTATCTGAAACGACAGGCAGC is from Rhodohalobacter mucosus and encodes:
- a CDS encoding succinylglutamate desuccinylase/aspartoacylase family protein gives rise to the protein MIEVTNRALDETIEIGRILGKYKGEKEGPVIVFIGGTHGNETSSIFALSQVFEYLNRLQPSFSGEVIAAFAGNLEALDKGVRWIDNDMNRIWVTDRLQKLGFIDERNLPVGNEQKQQKELLDILNPVFDQADGPVFVFDLHTTSSVSPPFIGASDTIRNRQLALQYPLPCVVGFDEAMRGTFMNYINERGHSGVALEAGEHYSMAAVENNISFIWHTLKILGSMEKNDIPKYNIHYQRLCRSLAENRKIFDLKFTYKIGEDEKFQMRSGYATFDKVKKGEILADNQYGEIKAPYSGRIFMPLYQSQGDDGFFIIREISEFKLDLSRYLRTHNLGRYLRYLPGIKKHPDDENTIMVHPILNKKFFHDFLHAFGYRRKMLKDGSLIITRRKFDVRIPTKEEKMAFKESNGQQEDSD